A part of Pectinophora gossypiella chromosome Z, ilPecGoss1.1, whole genome shotgun sequence genomic DNA contains:
- the LOC126380107 gene encoding cytochrome b-c1 complex subunit 1, mitochondrial-like → MLRAAKFLQTGWQPRHTSVRCYAYPKKVFEMMKNAPPTCYTQLDNGLRVATERRDVAHACIGFFIDGGSRYESRFENGIAHFFEHIVFRGTRCRARSILEHQMSNTGARFHTFTTRELCGYYAECLCEDAPIIIDLLADCIFHNSLSRPEIEREKEIVFREIMQADEDANAVLFDYLHGAAYHGTTLAQSVMGQSSNLYNFCDTTIGRYLSKTFDPTRTVLAAVGGVKHEKIVELANHFVSGLQPSKCMYEDYRYTASDFRFRNDDLPFCNTAIAFEGPGLCDEDNYTMDVAAMYLGGWDRSQPGGPEHPNKIARAGLIENMCDAYRTFNFKYKDGGLWGIQFLGHPLYLDELLYNIQSEFMNLCCMVTVNEVRRAKRALKTRLMTKLENATCACIDLGRYTLYMGRRPELYERICEIDKVLPEDVHLVCSHYIYDRCPCVAAVGPSESLPEYNRIRAGQYWMRL, encoded by the coding sequence ATGTTGAGAGCAGCAAAATTTTTGCAGACGGGTTGGCAGCCACGACACACGAGCGTGCGCTGCTACGCGTACCCGAAGAAAGTGTTCGAGATGATGAAGAACGCGCCGCCGACTTGCTACACGCAGCTGGACAACGGGCTGCGCGTGGCCACGGAGCGGCGCGACGTAGCACACGCCTGCATCGGCTTCTTTATCGACGGCGGCTCGCGCTACGAGAGCAGGTTTGAGAACGGCATCGCGCACTTCTTCGAGCACATTGTGTTCCGCGGCACGCGCTGCCGCGCACGCTCTATACTCGAGCACCAGATGTCCAACACCGGCGCGCGCTTTCACACCTTCACCACCCGCGAGCTGTGCGGCTACTACGCCGAGTGCCTCTGCGAGGACGCGCCCATTATCATCGACCTGCTCGCCGACTGCATCTTCCACAACAGCCTCTCTCGCCCCGAGATCGAGCGCGAGAAGGAGATCGTGTTCCGCGAGATAATGCAAGCGGATGAGGATGCAAACGCTGTCCTGTTCGATTACCTTCACGGCGCCGCTTACCACGGAACGACGTTAGCGCAGTCAGTGATGGGTCAGAGCTCGAACCTCTACAACTTCTGCGACACGACTATCGGCCGCTACCTTAGTAAGACGTTCGACCCGACTCGTACGGTGCTGGCGGCGGTGGGCGGCGTCAAGCACGAGAAGATTGTCGAACTGGCGAACCATTTCGTGTCCGGCCTGCAGCCGTCCAAGTGCATGTACGAAGATTACCGGTACACGGCCAGCGACTTCCGGTTCCGGAACGACGACTTGCCGTTTTGCAACACGGCGATAGCGTTCGAGGGCCCCGGGCTGTGTGACGAGGACAACTACACGATGGACGTGGCGGCCATGTACCTCGGCGGCTGGGACCGCTCGCAGCCCGGCGGGCCTGAGCATCCCAACAAGATTGCGCGCGCCGGTCTCATCGAGAACATGTGTGACGCTTACCGAACCTTCAACTTCAAATATAAGGATGGCGGCCTCTGGGGCATACAGTTCTTGGGGCATCCGTTGTATCTGGATGAATTACTATATAATATACAGAGTGAGTTTATGAATTTGTGCTGTATGGTGACGGTGAACGAGGTTAGGAGGGCGAAGCGCGCACTGAAGACTCGGCTGATGACGAAGCTGGAGAACGCGACATGTGCGTGCATCGACCTGGGCCGGTACACGCTGTACATGGGGCGGCGGCCAGAGTTGTACGAGCGCATATGCGAGATCGACAAGGTGCTGCCGGAGGACGTGCACCTCGTGTGCTCGCACTACATCTACGACCGCTGCCCGTGCGTCGCCGCCGTCGGGCCCAGCGAGAGCCTGCCCGAGTACAACCGCATCCGCGCAGGACAATACTGGATGCGACTCTAA